Proteins from one Candidatus Sulfotelmatobacter sp. genomic window:
- a CDS encoding CoA transferase has product MQPLADVRVIAVEQFGAGPFGTVHLAELGADVIKIEDVRSGGDVGRSVPPYQGGHDSLFFETFNHDKRSVALDLTDPGGRAVFHDLVRHADAVFSNLRGDMPEQLGLRYADLAPHNPRIVCVSLSGFGMTGPRRAEPAYDYVLQGMAGWQSLTGAPDGPPTKSGLSVVDYSGGLVAALALLAGVHAARRDGVGCDCDTSLFDTAMSMLTYVAAWTLAPGGAYRPERLANSAHPSIVPFQNFRTADGWIVVVCAKEKFWRRLVDALALDAVRADPRFADFAARRANRALVERTLAEIFVTRSSATWLELLTAAGVPCGRVNEVDEALADPQTGARGLIATTDHPRFGNARWIASPVRVGEPLAEHRRAPQLGEHTDAIARELLGYDDERIAALHASGALGDPAAVS; this is encoded by the coding sequence GTGCAACCGCTCGCAGACGTCCGCGTGATCGCGGTCGAACAATTCGGTGCCGGCCCGTTCGGGACGGTGCATCTGGCCGAGCTCGGCGCCGACGTCATCAAGATCGAGGACGTGCGCTCGGGCGGCGACGTCGGCCGCAGCGTGCCGCCGTATCAGGGCGGCCACGACAGCCTGTTCTTCGAGACCTTCAACCACGACAAGCGCAGCGTCGCGCTCGACCTCACGGACCCCGGCGGCCGCGCGGTCTTCCACGATCTGGTGCGGCACGCCGACGCGGTGTTCTCGAACCTGCGCGGCGACATGCCCGAGCAGCTCGGTCTGCGCTACGCCGATCTCGCGCCCCACAACCCGCGCATCGTCTGCGTCTCGCTGTCGGGATTCGGGATGACCGGACCGCGCCGCGCCGAGCCGGCCTACGACTACGTGCTGCAAGGGATGGCCGGTTGGCAGTCGCTGACCGGCGCGCCGGACGGCCCGCCGACCAAGTCGGGCCTCTCGGTCGTCGACTACAGCGGTGGCCTGGTGGCGGCGTTGGCGCTGCTGGCCGGCGTGCACGCGGCGCGGCGCGACGGCGTCGGCTGCGATTGCGACACCTCGCTGTTCGACACCGCGATGAGCATGCTGACCTACGTCGCGGCCTGGACGCTCGCGCCCGGCGGTGCCTACCGCCCCGAGCGACTGGCGAACTCGGCGCACCCCTCGATCGTTCCCTTCCAAAATTTCCGCACCGCCGACGGTTGGATCGTCGTCGTCTGCGCGAAGGAGAAGTTCTGGCGCCGCCTGGTCGACGCGCTCGCGCTCGACGCCGTGCGCGCGGATCCGCGCTTCGCCGACTTCGCCGCGCGTCGCGCGAACCGCGCCTTGGTGGAACGGACGCTCGCCGAGATCTTCGTCACCCGCTCGAGTGCGACGTGGCTCGAGCTGCTGACCGCCGCCGGCGTCCCGTGCGGACGCGTCAACGAGGTCGACGAGGCGCTGGCCGATCCGCAGACCGGCGCGCGCGGGCTGATCGCGACGACGGACCACCCGCGCTTCGGGAACGCGCGCTGGATCGCCAGCCCGGTACGCGTCGGCGAACCGCTCGCGGAGCATCGTCGCGCGCCGCAGCTGGGCGAGCATACCGACGCGATCGCGCGCGAGTTGCTCGGCTACGACGACGAGCGGATCGCCGCACTGCACGCGAGCGGCGCGCTGGGCGACCCCGCGGCGGTCTCGTGA
- a CDS encoding bifunctional diguanylate cyclase/phosphodiesterase, with amino-acid sequence MNEHQDRLLAVTALTGAASLADDVYVQRILAEGTRRITQSVPCSGFLVHLEDEEIVFDLACWAEGVRGAPAPGLRTRLEDSILVGLMRGERTGAWADIHREGYDPLPRSKRDTPVRALIGTRFRIGRVDYALVFAAERVHRFDDDDRAFVEVLASLCTGRLQWSRAGALPPAAGRDALTGIGTRETLRALAGAALASGNPHAVVVLDVDGLHRVNDTLGFAAGDTILVEVAAALSRVGGPDLLARLGGDSFGIVLRDVADAADAEQRVRAYLDVFATPFAIDGHDDGRQVKLTASAGIALAPRDGRSFDELFARADAACYEAKEEGRARWRFFERSLLDRFAEAQRMHADLLDALLRDELVLHFQPHVDLATGTIVGAEALVRWHHPRRGLLMPADFLPVAQDLGLMHRIGLWVMEQTVEATGVWRAAQPGFRAWFNLSAFELTDPNFLAQVLAFDGALEGVGVEITQTVALRDAAATTRALATLRQAGLAIALHDFGIGASSLARLKRVRVDMLKIDAAVVAGLPEDAHDVAVVDAMVGIADRFGYELLAQGVESRAQQRALLRAGCRWGQGFLFGRPCSNEDFTRLLEGRPPQDAVTAC; translated from the coding sequence AGCGCATCCTCGCCGAGGGGACGCGCCGGATCACGCAGAGCGTTCCGTGCTCGGGCTTTCTCGTCCACCTCGAGGACGAGGAGATCGTCTTCGATTTGGCTTGCTGGGCCGAAGGCGTGCGCGGCGCGCCGGCGCCCGGTCTGCGCACGCGGCTCGAGGACTCGATCCTGGTCGGGCTGATGCGCGGGGAGCGGACCGGCGCGTGGGCCGACATCCATCGCGAAGGCTACGATCCGTTGCCCCGTTCCAAGCGCGACACGCCGGTTCGCGCGCTGATCGGGACCCGCTTTCGCATCGGCCGCGTCGACTACGCGCTCGTCTTCGCCGCCGAGCGCGTGCACCGGTTCGACGACGACGATCGCGCCTTCGTCGAGGTGCTGGCCTCGCTGTGCACGGGGCGCCTCCAATGGAGCCGCGCCGGCGCGCTGCCGCCGGCGGCCGGGCGCGACGCGCTGACCGGGATCGGCACGCGCGAGACGCTGCGCGCGTTGGCGGGTGCGGCGCTGGCGTCGGGGAATCCGCACGCGGTCGTCGTGCTCGACGTCGACGGCCTGCACCGCGTCAACGACACCCTCGGCTTCGCGGCCGGCGACACGATCTTGGTGGAGGTCGCCGCGGCGCTCTCGCGCGTCGGCGGTCCGGATCTGCTCGCGCGGCTGGGCGGCGACTCGTTCGGCATCGTCCTGCGCGACGTCGCCGACGCGGCCGACGCCGAGCAGCGCGTGCGCGCGTACCTCGACGTCTTCGCGACGCCGTTCGCGATCGACGGACACGACGACGGCCGGCAAGTGAAGCTCACGGCCAGCGCCGGGATCGCGCTGGCGCCGCGCGACGGTCGTTCGTTCGACGAGCTGTTCGCGCGCGCCGACGCGGCCTGCTACGAGGCGAAAGAAGAGGGCCGAGCGCGTTGGCGGTTCTTCGAGCGCAGCCTGCTCGACCGTTTCGCCGAGGCGCAGCGGATGCACGCCGATCTGCTCGACGCGCTCTTGCGCGACGAGCTGGTGCTCCATTTCCAGCCGCACGTCGACCTCGCCACCGGGACGATCGTCGGCGCCGAGGCGCTGGTGCGCTGGCACCATCCGCGCCGCGGCCTGCTGATGCCGGCTGACTTCCTGCCGGTCGCGCAAGATCTCGGCTTGATGCACCGCATCGGCCTATGGGTGATGGAGCAGACGGTCGAGGCGACCGGCGTCTGGCGCGCCGCGCAGCCCGGCTTCCGCGCCTGGTTCAACTTGTCGGCGTTCGAGCTGACCGACCCCAACTTTCTGGCCCAGGTGCTGGCGTTCGACGGCGCGCTCGAAGGGGTCGGCGTCGAGATCACCCAGACCGTGGCGCTGCGCGACGCCGCGGCCACCACGCGCGCGCTCGCGACGCTGCGCCAAGCGGGCCTCGCCATCGCGCTGCACGACTTCGGGATCGGCGCCTCCTCGCTGGCGCGGCTCAAGCGCGTGCGCGTCGACATGCTGAAGATCGACGCGGCCGTCGTCGCCGGCTTGCCCGAGGACGCGCACGACGTCGCGGTCGTCGACGCGATGGTCGGGATCGCCGACCGTTTCGGTTACGAGCTGCTCGCGCAGGGTGTCGAGTCGCGGGCGCAGCAGCGCGCGCTGCTGCGCGCCGGCTGCCGGTGGGGACAAGGCTTCTTGTTCGGCCGCCCGTGCTCGAACGAGGACTTCACGCGTCTGCTCGAGGGTCGGCCTCCGCAGGACGCGGTCACCGCCTGCTGA
- a CDS encoding SpoIIE family protein phosphatase: protein MSEAGEEGRLAAERILQFLLDAGDLLASSLDVDRTFEAIARAAVPYLAEWAGIFLPQPDGSLGARVIVHHDPALVERTWDVVRRYPATRASDGIVAVMRTGQSRVVPRVTAEMLAAVAQSEEQLQLMLDAGIRSVISVPLHSGGQTIGVLQLVNSPQGEATDAERRAAELLAARASVALDNARLFARERQIATAFQQAALPASLPALVGLALDAVYVPGSNESLVGGDWYDAIPLRDGRLVVSVGDVAGSGLEAAVLMSAMRQAVRTIALVHADPMTILDAADRALKNEHPDRVVTAVVGVYDPVEQELSYALAGHPPPLLRRAGGEIEALEGSDLPLGLRARAAGAAASIRLGPGDLVLFYTDGATEVSRDVVEGERQLRAALAAVPLHAADPARAIQRAVLAERTSDDVAILALTVVPFPAERRAVWSFASEDARAARAARHEFVALLVARGFDASAAYAAELIFGELVSNVTRHAPGPVEVVCDLGTEPVLHVLDRGPGFALITHLPTDVLAERGRGLYLVWSLSEELNVSRRYGGGAHARAVLAGR, encoded by the coding sequence GTGAGCGAGGCGGGCGAGGAGGGACGCCTAGCCGCCGAACGGATCTTGCAGTTCTTGCTCGACGCCGGCGACCTGCTCGCGTCTTCGCTCGACGTCGACCGCACCTTCGAAGCGATCGCACGCGCGGCCGTGCCCTACTTGGCGGAGTGGGCCGGCATCTTCTTGCCCCAGCCGGATGGTTCGCTCGGCGCGCGCGTGATCGTGCATCACGATCCGGCGCTCGTCGAACGTACCTGGGACGTCGTGCGCAGGTATCCGGCGACGCGCGCCAGCGACGGCATCGTGGCCGTCATGCGCACCGGTCAATCGCGGGTCGTCCCGCGGGTGACGGCCGAGATGCTGGCGGCGGTCGCGCAAAGCGAGGAGCAGCTGCAGCTGATGCTCGACGCGGGGATCCGCTCGGTGATCTCCGTGCCGCTGCACTCCGGCGGCCAGACGATCGGCGTGCTGCAGCTGGTCAACTCGCCGCAGGGCGAGGCGACCGACGCCGAGCGGCGCGCCGCCGAGTTGCTCGCCGCGCGCGCCTCGGTCGCGCTCGACAACGCGCGCCTGTTCGCGCGCGAACGGCAGATCGCGACCGCCTTCCAGCAGGCAGCGCTACCGGCGTCGTTGCCGGCGCTGGTCGGGCTCGCGCTCGACGCCGTCTACGTGCCGGGCTCCAACGAGAGCCTGGTCGGCGGCGACTGGTACGACGCGATCCCGCTGCGCGACGGCCGGCTCGTCGTGTCGGTCGGCGACGTCGCGGGCAGCGGCCTGGAGGCGGCGGTGCTGATGTCGGCCATGCGTCAGGCCGTCCGCACGATCGCGCTGGTGCACGCCGATCCGATGACCATCCTCGACGCGGCCGACCGCGCTCTCAAGAACGAGCATCCCGACCGCGTCGTGACCGCGGTCGTCGGCGTCTACGATCCCGTCGAGCAGGAGTTGTCGTACGCCTTGGCCGGTCATCCGCCGCCGCTGCTGCGCCGTGCCGGCGGCGAGATCGAGGCGCTGGAGGGTTCCGATCTCCCGCTCGGCTTGCGCGCCCGCGCGGCCGGCGCGGCCGCGAGCATTCGGCTCGGACCGGGCGACCTGGTCCTCTTCTACACCGACGGTGCGACCGAGGTGTCACGCGACGTCGTCGAGGGCGAACGGCAGCTGCGTGCTGCGCTCGCCGCGGTGCCGTTGCACGCGGCCGATCCCGCGCGCGCGATCCAGCGCGCGGTGCTGGCGGAGCGCACCAGCGACGACGTCGCGATCCTGGCCCTCACCGTCGTCCCGTTCCCGGCCGAGCGGCGCGCGGTGTGGTCGTTCGCGAGCGAGGACGCGCGCGCCGCACGCGCCGCGCGCCACGAGTTCGTCGCGCTGTTGGTCGCCCGCGGCTTCGACGCGTCGGCGGCGTACGCCGCCGAGCTCATCTTCGGCGAGCTGGTCTCCAACGTCACGCGCCACGCACCGGGGCCGGTCGAGGTCGTCTGCGATCTGGGCACCGAGCCGGTCTTGCACGTGCTCGACC